Below is a window of Mucilaginibacter ginkgonis DNA.
AACGGGGTTGTTTTTGTGTACGTTCTTAATTGTGCACCTTGCCGGTAACCTGCAGCTTTTCCAGGATGATAACGGCTATGCGTTTAATATTTACGCCAACTTCTTAACGCACTTTCCGCCAATCGAGGTCATCGCTTATTTGCTGTATGCCAGCATTATTGTTCATGCAGTGTATGCCTTGATCCTGACCATTAAAAACAGGCAGGCAAGACCGGTTGGCTACGCAGTGACTACAAAATCGCCAACATCATGGTCGTCACAGAACATGGGACTGCTGGGTTCAATACTGTTTTTGTTCATCGTGATCCACATGGGCGATTTCTGGTATAAATACAAATTTACCCACAGTGTGACATTTAAAGAGTACCGCACCAACCTGGGCACGGGCGAACGTACAGTATCTAATTACACGCCTGAGAAGCCGGACTTCGAGCATTCAGTATCATATGATCAAAACAACGAGATCATCCGTGTTAAAGATTTGCATACCAAAGTGGCAGAGAGCTTTAGCCAATTATGGTACGTGGTCATCTATGTGATAGCGATGCTTGCACTGGCGTTCCATATGCTGCATGGTTTTCAAAGCGCGTTTAAAACGCTGGGTTGGGTACACCGCAAGTACAATGGCATTGTGTACTTTATTGGTACCTGGTTTTTTGGTGTAATTGTTCCGCTTGGCTTTGCAGCCATGCCGGTTGTGTATTACATCATGAGTTTAAAGAAGTAAGAAGTTATCAGGTCCATAACTCCCTCTCCTTTGGAGAGGGTTGGGGTGAGGCCTCTAAAACGTATAGAAAATATGACTTTAGATGCAAAAGTTCCCGAAGGCCCATTAGCCGATAAATGGAGCAAGCATAAATTTAACTTAAAGCTGGTTAACCCCGCTAACAAACGTAAGTACGACATTATTGTAGTCGGTACAGGTTTGGCAGGCGCGTCGGCGGCGGCATCGCTGGCCGAATTGGGTTACAATGTAAAAGCGTTTTGTTTTCAGGATAGCCCCCGCCGTGCGCACTCCATCGCGGCTCAGGGTGGTATAAACGCTGCTAAGAACTATCGTAATGATGGTGACAGCGTTTACCGTCTATTCTATGATACTATTAAAGGTGGTGATTACCGTGCTCGCGAAGGCAACGTTTACCGCCTGGCAGAAAACTCTGTACACATAATAGATCAATGCGTTGCACAAGGCGTGCCTTTTGCCCGCGAATACGGCGGTATGTTAGATAACCGTTCATTTGGTGGCGCGCAGGTATCACGTACGTTTTACGCACGCGGCCAAACTGGTCAACAGTTATTATTGGGCGCCTATTCGGCGCTAAACCGCCAGATCCACGAGGGTAAAGTAAAGATGTACACCCGTACAGAAATGCTGGACGTTGTTGTGGTTGATGGTAAGGCGCAAGGCATTATTA
It encodes the following:
- a CDS encoding succinate dehydrogenase cytochrome b subunit; translation: MSQSKHTLNSSLGKKLIMALTGLFLCTFLIVHLAGNLQLFQDDNGYAFNIYANFLTHFPPIEVIAYLLYASIIVHAVYALILTIKNRQARPVGYAVTTKSPTSWSSQNMGLLGSILFLFIVIHMGDFWYKYKFTHSVTFKEYRTNLGTGERTVSNYTPEKPDFEHSVSYDQNNEIIRVKDLHTKVAESFSQLWYVVIYVIAMLALAFHMLHGFQSAFKTLGWVHRKYNGIVYFIGTWFFGVIVPLGFAAMPVVYYIMSLKK